One window of the Rhizobiaceae bacterium genome contains the following:
- the prmC gene encoding peptide chain release factor N(5)-glutamine methyltransferase produces the protein MTPLSSTLSELYRHARTLLGDAGVETPEFDARLLLEDIAGMAYSDLIARPDMHVEPAKAAAFEAALERRLAGEPVHRILGHRDFWGMRLRLSAETLEPRPDTETLVEAALPLLRDRQAGGVAPRILDLGTGTGAIALALLRELPAATAVGVDVSADALATARANAVDHGLAQRFEARRSDWFSAVTEKFHAIVANPPYIPSEAVQALSREVREHDPRRALDGGADGLDAYRVIATQSANHLERDGVVAVEIGYDQFDGVSRLFSGAGFALKKTGMDLSGRVRVLVFSKA, from the coding sequence ATGACCCCCCTTTCTTCGACTCTTTCCGAACTTTATCGCCATGCCCGCACCCTGCTCGGCGACGCCGGCGTCGAGACGCCGGAGTTCGATGCCCGGCTATTGCTGGAGGACATCGCCGGCATGGCTTATAGCGATCTGATCGCCAGGCCGGATATGCATGTTGAGCCGGCAAAGGCCGCCGCCTTCGAGGCAGCGCTTGAACGCCGCCTCGCGGGCGAACCGGTCCACAGGATCCTTGGCCACCGTGATTTCTGGGGCATGCGGCTCAGGCTTTCGGCGGAAACGCTGGAGCCGCGACCCGACACCGAGACGCTGGTCGAGGCAGCGCTTCCTCTGCTGCGCGATCGGCAGGCGGGGGGCGTGGCGCCGCGCATCCTCGATCTCGGCACCGGCACCGGCGCCATCGCGCTGGCCCTGCTGCGGGAGCTTCCCGCCGCGACCGCTGTCGGAGTGGACGTATCCGCCGACGCGCTGGCGACGGCGCGCGCCAATGCCGTCGACCACGGACTCGCGCAGCGCTTCGAAGCGCGCCGTTCCGACTGGTTCTCGGCCGTGACCGAAAAATTTCATGCAATCGTCGCAAACCCTCCCTATATACCTTCCGAAGCGGTCCAGGCGTTGTCGCGCGAAGTTCGCGAACATGACCCCAGGAGGGCGTTGGACGGCGGAGCGGATGGCCTTGATGCCTACCGCGTCATTGCGACACAGTCGGCAAATCACCTTGAACGTGATGGGGTCGTTGCGGTCGAGATAGGGTATGATCAGTTCGATGGCGTGAGCCGCCTGTTTTCAGGCGCCGGCTTCGCGCTGAAGAAGACCGGGATGGACCTCTCGGGACGCGTCAGGGTGCTTGTCTTCTCGAAGGCTTAA
- the prfA gene encoding peptide chain release factor 1 — protein MINLPRDRMDQVVKRFDMLEAQMAAGVEPDAYVKMASEYADLQEIVGKVRGLRAAETEAVDLRAMLDDKATDAEMRELAEADLPAVEERIEALQRDIQILLLPKDAADERSAILEIRAGTGGDEASLFAGDLFRMYERYAASQGWRVEIVSASEGEVGGYKEIIASVAGKGVFAKLKFESGVHRVQRVPATEAQGRIHTSAATVAVLPEAEEVDIEIRPEDIRIDTMRASGAGGQHVNTTDSAVRITHIPTGIIVVQAEKSQHQNRARAMQILRARLFDQERSRLADERSESRKLQVGSGDRSERIRTYNFPQGRLTDHRINLTLYKLDRVMEGELEEVIDALIADHQSKLLADVEGNG, from the coding sequence ATGATCAACCTTCCCCGTGACCGCATGGACCAGGTCGTCAAGCGCTTCGACATGCTCGAGGCGCAGATGGCGGCCGGCGTCGAGCCCGATGCCTATGTGAAGATGGCGTCGGAATATGCCGATCTTCAGGAGATTGTCGGCAAGGTGCGGGGATTACGCGCTGCCGAGACCGAGGCGGTCGACCTGCGCGCCATGTTGGACGACAAGGCGACCGACGCCGAGATGCGCGAACTGGCAGAGGCGGATCTGCCCGCCGTCGAGGAGCGCATCGAGGCGTTGCAGCGCGACATCCAGATCCTGCTCCTGCCGAAGGATGCCGCCGATGAAAGGAGCGCGATCCTCGAAATCCGCGCCGGCACCGGCGGCGACGAGGCCTCGCTCTTCGCGGGCGATCTGTTCCGCATGTATGAGCGCTACGCCGCGTCGCAGGGCTGGCGCGTCGAGATCGTTTCGGCGAGCGAAGGCGAGGTCGGCGGCTACAAGGAGATCATTGCAAGTGTCGCCGGCAAGGGAGTCTTCGCGAAGCTGAAATTCGAATCCGGCGTGCATCGCGTCCAGCGTGTGCCGGCGACGGAGGCGCAGGGCCGCATCCACACCTCCGCCGCTACGGTCGCGGTCCTGCCGGAAGCCGAAGAGGTCGATATCGAGATTCGCCCCGAAGACATCCGCATCGACACCATGCGGGCGTCGGGCGCGGGTGGCCAGCACGTCAACACGACCGACTCCGCCGTGCGCATCACCCATATCCCGACCGGCATCATCGTCGTGCAGGCGGAAAAATCGCAGCACCAGAACCGCGCCCGCGCCATGCAGATACTGCGCGCCCGCCTGTTTGATCAGGAGCGCTCTCGCCTTGCCGACGAGCGCTCCGAATCCCGCAAGCTGCAGGTCGGCTCGGGTGACCGGTCCGAGCGCATCCGCACCTACAATTTCCCGCAGGGACGGCTGACCGATCACCGCATCAACCTGACTCTCTACAAGCTCGACCGCGTGATGGAAGGCGAGCTTGAAGAGGTGATCGACGCGCTGATCGCCGATCATCAGTCGAAGCTGCTGGCGGACGTCGAGGGCAACGGCTAG
- a CDS encoding type II toxin-antitoxin system Phd/YefM family antitoxin, which yields MRRYPSSELKQHLGDVLAVASREPVAITKHGKSRFVLMSLETYEERFPEDPRRSYRIEDTPDDHLAMFEKALKEFDGEAERG from the coding sequence ATGCGCCGTTACCCGTCAAGCGAACTGAAACAGCACCTCGGCGATGTCCTTGCGGTGGCAAGCCGCGAGCCGGTCGCAATCACAAAGCACGGCAAGTCCCGCTTTGTCCTTATGAGCCTCGAAACCTATGAAGAGCGCTTTCCCGAGGATCCCCGGCGAAGCTACCGGATCGAGGATACACCCGACGATCATCTCGCAATGTTCGAGAAGGCTCTGAAAGAGTTTGATGGGGAAGCCGAGCGTGGCTAA